From Juglans regia cultivar Chandler chromosome 8, Walnut 2.0, whole genome shotgun sequence, the proteins below share one genomic window:
- the LOC108980731 gene encoding uncharacterized protein LOC108980731, giving the protein MQQQLEQNQQAIFRITERLEQVSDLLKSVVDSVNVMSRRDREVSNDTRNHEERGVFQRNIRLDFPYFSGSDPAGWTFKANQYFDCFQVPFHQKLMVASHHMEGEALVWYQSAFESGQFNSWETLVVAMQGRLGPSAFDDPMEALTRLRQTTSVSLYTSQFEALSNRLKGLSDRHKMSCFISGLKDDIRIPVKMFNPLNLGAAFSLAKLQEEHVLSSRKPWRQNSHFAEKWPLNSVGMTDLANNAPKNVFPMRKVNSSHMDEKRKKGLCFHCEEKWNPNHVCKNPRVYFLHGEPSDLQEVSDHEDEVVPQSLQSSKELVLKGVEELEVSIHAISGCINSNAMKLLGSIGSFSVEILVDSGSTHNFLDPLVVEAAKLRVREDGALQVKVADGTNIVSQGKCEEMIKVQGTKFLVPFHVLTLGGCDIVLGVQWLKTLGPIQWDFTNMSMQFEIAGQKLFLQGLLSEQVQVDAGIRMLKSSFIGQQGWLLQLVAVQPKLEPTQTLPAVEEIVNQFQSVFEEPAGLPPPRAFDHRIILKEGTPPISVRPYRYPHYQKTEIEKIVKDLLLNGVIRLSQSPFSSPVLLVKKADGT; this is encoded by the coding sequence ATGCAGCAGCAGCTCGAACAGAATCAACAAGCAATTTTTAGAATCACTGAAAGGTTAGAACAAGTTTCAGATCTGTTGAAATCTGTAGTTGATTCTGTAAATGTTATGTCTCGTAGAGATAGAGAAGTGTCTAATGATACTAGGAATCATGAGGAGCGAGGAGTTTTTCAGAGAAATATTAGGTTGGACTTTCCATACTTTAGTGGCAGTGATCCAGCAGGGTGGACCTTTAAGGCCAATCAATACTTTGATTGTTTTCAAGTACCTTTTCATCAGAAATTAATGGTGGCTTCGCACCATATGGAAGGTGAGGCATTGGTGTGGTACCAAAGTGCCTTTGAATCAGGTCAGTTTAATTCATGGGAGACCTTAGTGGTAGCAATGCAAGGAAGGTTAGGACCTTCAGCgtttgatgatccaatggaggccTTAACCAGATTAAGACAAACTACTTCTGTTAGTTTGTATACATCACAATTTGAGGCCTTGTCCAATAGGCTCAAAGGCTTGTCTGACAGACATAAGATGAGCTGCTTTATTAGTGGACTCAAGGATGACATTCGAATACCTGTCAAGATGTTTAATCCACTGAACCTTGGAGCTGCATTCAGCCTGGCTAAGCTGCAAGAGGAACATGTGCTATCCTCAAGAAAGCCTTGGAGACAAAATAGCCATTTTGCTGAGAAATGGCCTCTTAATAGTGTGGGAATGACTGATCTCGCCAATAATGCTCCAAAGAATGTGTTTCCTATGAGAAAGGTGAATTCATCTCATATGgatgaaaagaggaaaaaaggccTATGTTTCCACTGTGAGGAAAAGTGGAATCCTAATCATGTATGTAAAAATCCGAGGGTTTATTTCTTGCATGGGGAACCTAGTGATCTGCAAGAGGTAAGTGATCatgaggatgaagtggtgcCTCAATCTCTACAGAGCTCTAAAGAATTGGTTCTGAAGGGGGTGGAGGAACTTGAAGTCTCGATTCATGCCATTTCTGGTTGCATCAACAGTAATGCCATGAAGCTCTTGGGTTCCATAGGCTCATTTTCTGTTGAGATCCTTGTAGACTCAGGAAGTACTCACAACTTCCTAGACCCTTTGGTGGTAGAAGCAGCTAAGTTGCGGGTAAGGGAAGATGGAGCCCTTCAGGTGAAAGTAGCTGATGGTACTAACATAGTCAGCCAAGGCAAATGTGAGGAAATGATTAAGGTCCAAGGAACTAAGTTTCTAGTTCCTTTCCATGTTCTGACTCTTGGAGGCTGTGACATTGTTTTAGGGGTTCAATGGCTTAAAACATTGGGTCCTATTCAATGGGATTTTACAAATATGTCTATGCAGTTTGAGATTGCTGGTCAGAAACTGTTTTTGCAAGGGTTGTTGTCTGAACAGGTTCAGGTTGATGCTGGAATTCGCATGCTTAAATCTTCCTTCATTGGTCAGCAAGGTTGGCTTCTGCAACTTGTAGCAGTTCAGCCCAAGTTGGAGCCAACACAGACTCTACCCGCAGTTGAAGAGATAGTAAACCAGTTTCAGTCTGTTTTTGAGGAACCAGCTGGGTTGCCTCCTCCTCGAGCCTTTGACCATCGAATTATCTTGAAGGAAGGAACTCCTCCAATTTCTGTGAGACCTTACAGGTACCCCCATTaccaaaaaacagaaatagaaaaaattgttaaagattTGTTGTTAAATGGGGTGATTCGACTAAGCCAAAGtccattttcttcacctgttCTCTTGGTAAAGAAAGCTGATGGCACATGA
- the LOC108980735 gene encoding uncharacterized protein LOC108980735, protein MDESSNQSLPSLPSPYLLHPSDSPSLTLVNGLLTGDNYPKWQKAMTRALNDKNKLYFVDGTLKAPEPNTPEYTRWNQTKDMVLTWILNSISPSLANSLEYHTNPRDVWLDLSSRFCHGNNARIYQLKWTLSSLHQTTNSIHDYYNQIKQIWDELGHLKQSTDLTALQQQADDEQVFQFLLGLNDSFASLRTQILAMDPLPPISKVFSILFQEEQQRLLNVRPPQSEIMAMAVRSSGRPKNPFKCTACGKDGHTRDRCWTLVGYPPGRNPRPKTQPSILGQPPSSVNQTTAVSSASSPVPGLSPELYQKLLGLLAPSSSPIESSVNFIGPTVDEADWSG, encoded by the exons ATGGATGAATCCTCCAACCAGTCTCTCCCTTCCCTCCCTTCCCCTTATCTTCTTCATCCCTCAGATTCACCCAGCTTAACCCTTGTCAATGGACTCCTAACCGGCGACAACTAtcccaaatggcaaaaagccatgacccGAGCCCTCAATGACAAAAACAAACTCTATTTTGTTGATGGCACTCTCAAAGCTCCTGAACCTAATACACCCGAGTACACCCGATGGAACCAAACAAAGGATATGGTTCTTACCTGGATCCTCAACTCCATCAGCCCCTCTCTTGCGAATTCTCTTGAATATCACACCAACCCACGTGATGTTTGGCTGGACCTTTCCTCTCGGTTTTGTCATGGCAATAATGCCAGAATCTACCAACTCAAATGGACTCTATCTTCCCTACATCAAACCACAAATTCCATTCATGATTACTATAAccaaatcaaacaaatttgggatgaacttgGTCATCTCAAACAAAGCACTGACCTCACAGCTTTACAGCAGCAAGCCGATGATGAACAGGTGTTCCAGTTCCTCCTCGGTCTCAACGATTCCTTCGCCTCTCTTCGCACTCAAATCTTAGCCATGGATCCACTTCCACCGATCAGCAAAGTCttctctattttgtttcaaGAAGAGCAACAAAGGTTGCTCAACGTTAGACCCCCTCAATCGGAAATCATGGCCATGGCTGTTCGATCTAGTGGACGCCCAAAAAACCCTTTCAAGTGCACGGCTTGCGGCAAAGATGGTCATACCCGAGATCGTTGTTGGACTCTCGTCGGTTACCCTCCTGGACGAAACCCGCGACCCAAGACCCAGCCCTCCATTCTCGGACAGCCTCCGTCTAGCGTCAATCAGACCACTGCCGTTTCATCGGCTTCAAGCCCGGTTCCTGGTTTGTCACCGGAGCTCTACCAGAAGCTTCTCGGCTTGCTCGCGCCATCTTCTTCTCCGATTGAGTCATCTGTGAACTTCATTG GACCCACAGTCGATGAAGCTGATTGGAGCGGGTGA